One part of the Sarcophilus harrisii chromosome 5, mSarHar1.11, whole genome shotgun sequence genome encodes these proteins:
- the BBS10 gene encoding Bardet-Biedl syndrome 10 protein produces the protein MVATMTAGGVGAALRAAEVLESVVGGCVGPEGQQVLCTKPTGDVLLSRDGGRLLETLNVEHPVARMIVTCVSMNRSVTGDGSKTFIILLCDLLRGLKAITDKERSSYGGNSKSHQRHWKNCCEWKYISQAILTFQAHILDYIVAQYLSKHFLSIFSFSGEEKNFCKSSLESLLDAYFCGRVGRNNQKFISQLTCDYFYQCLSHEDGKDEIIDLVDEYFLELCTAVTGLPISSSRIISGLVIHRDFSVYCPADGDVRIIVVTESIQPALSTSGSELIINSEAQFQASHIWTIERTRAIMKDLQSKSVKLLLSSVKQEDAVIYYAKLNGISVVECIPSEEISLLCRISALSSFMPSWATSQCYISDTALVKFCQPILLNSKRYVHLGLLSTHFFIPHCLVLCGPVQGLTDQHIHAFHGAFKVLRQVFKVLNLNYKAQGNNQNEISKSFTSKDNKQSHHLIDYRALFKRQCLDSVLKSKDNPSMQSHLSDTPDLVLPGIESENEISSTTLTHTHKEKGDFKSLIHTYPNKIGIINAKESRIAINCGCNGDSLSEIFDDPLSDIEQTCKMSSTTIGMTSKEILEHTSKNYCTSFIEAGSVLPVGGHFEILLHYYLIDYSRQCQQPEVSMICSLIANALLSVPKTLYKAKRGNKSFCHVYLRTMHALQAKQWMAESQTGLESVACKYQLLTSVLHCLTKLLTVELVVRINKQPQKTDGDETEDV, from the exons ATGGTGGCCACCATGACGGCTGGCGGAGTTGGAGCCGCGCTACGGGCGGCCGAGGTCCTGGAGAGCGTCGTGGGGGGCTGCGTCGGGCCCGAGGGGCAGCAGGTACTGTGCACCAAGCCCACGGGCGACGTGCTGCTCAGCCGCGACGGGGGCCGCCTCCTGGAGACGCTGAACGTAGAGCACCCGGTGGCCAG gATGATAGTGACTTGTGTTTCCATGAATCGGAGTGTGACTGGAGATGgttctaaaacatttattatcCTTCTTTGTGATTTACTCCGAGGACTTAAGGCAATCACTGACAAAGAAAGGAGTTCTTATGGGGGAAATAGTAAAAGCCACCAAAGACATTGGAAAAATTGTTGTGAGTGGAAATACATTTCTCAAGCTATTTTGACATTTCAAGCACACATATTAGACTACATTGTGGCTCAGTATTTGAGTAAACACTTTTTgtccatcttttcattttctggagaagaaaaaaatttttgtaagaGCTCACTAGAATCCTTATTAGATGCATATTTTTGTGGAAGAGTGGGAAGAAATAATCAGAAATTTATTTCCCAGTTAACTTGTGATTATTTTTATCAGTGTTTGAGCCATGAAGAtggtaaagatgaaataattgatTTAGTAGATGAATATTTTCTGGAATTGTGCACTGCTGTCACAGGACTTCCAATTTCAAGTTCAAGAATCATATCAGGGCTTGTTATTCATAGAGATTTTTCTGTTTACTGCCCAGCAGATGGTGATGTGAGAATTATCGTTGTAACTGAGTCCATTCAGCCTGCACTTTCCACTTCTGGTTCTGAGCTTATTATAAATTCAGAAGCACAATTTCAGGCATCTCACATTTGGACTATAGAAAGGACAAGAGCCATAATGAAAGATTTGCAAAGTAAGAGTGTAAAATTGCTTTTGTCTAGTGTGAAGCAAGAGGATGCAGTTATTTATTATGCAAAACTGAATGGCATATCAGTGGTAGAGTGTATACCATCAGAAGAAATTTCTCTCCTTTGTAGAATCAGTGCTTTGTCATCTTTTATGCCATCATGGGCCACTTCACAGTGTTACATCTCTGACACTGCATTAGTGAAATTTTGTCAGCCCATTTTGCTTAATTCCAAAAGGTATGTTCATCTTGGATTACTTAGCACACACTTTTTTATACCCCATTGTTTAGTCCTTTGTGGACCAGTACAAGGCCTTACTGATCAGCACATTCATGCTTTCCATGGAGCATTTAAAGTACTTCGACAAGTCTTTAAAGTGCTTAATCTCAATTACAAAGCACAAGGGAATAATCAAAATGAGATCTCAAAATCTTTTACTTCTAAAGATAATAAACAAAGTCATCATTTGATAGATTATAGAGCTTTGTTTAAAAGACAGTGTCTGGACTcggttttaaaaagtaaagataatCCATCAATGCAATCTCATTTAAGTGACACTCCAGATTTGGTACTGCCAGGTATAGAATCAGAGAATGAGATTTCAAGTACAactttaacacacacacataaagaaaaGGGAGACTTCAAATCCCTCATACATACTTATCCCAACAAAATTGGTATTATTAATGCCAAGGAATCACGTATAGCTATTAATTGTGGTTGTAATGGTGATTCCCTGTCAGAAATTTTTGATGATCCTTTAAGTGACATTGAACAGACTTGCAAAATGAGCAGTACTACCATAGGCATGACATCAAAGGAGATACTCGAGCACACTTCAAAAAATTATTGTACTTCCTTTATAGAGGCTGGTTCTGTTTTACCAGTAGGTGGTCACTTTGAGATCCTCTTACATTATTATCTAATTGACTATTCCAGACAGTGCCAACAGCCAGAAGTAAGTATGATATGTTCATTAATAGCTAATGCACTATTGAGTGTTCCAAAAACTCTTTATAAAGCTAAGAGAGGAAATAAAAGCTTTTGTCATGTGTATTTAAGAACTATGCATGCTCTACAAGCTAAGCAGTGGATGGCAGAGAGTCAAACAGGCCTTGAATCAGTAGCTTGTAAATATCAATTATTGACGTCAGTGCTTCACTGCTTGACAAAACTCTTAACTGTTGAGTTAGTCGTCAGGATTAACAAACAGCCACAAAAGACTGATGGTGATGAGACAGAAGATGTGTGA